One part of the Alligator mississippiensis isolate rAllMis1 chromosome 3, rAllMis1, whole genome shotgun sequence genome encodes these proteins:
- the GPR20 gene encoding G-protein coupled receptor 20, which produces MPATSTQVLGLSLVNSTSTPNISDEKSLFYKFVRLDYELYEDFYGLWISLMVINSIIFLVGVVLNSLALYVFCFRTKTKTTSVIYTINLIVTDLLVGFSLPVRIIMHYSARDCLKCSFVHIFGYFVNMYCSILFLTCICVDRYLAIVQVEASRKWRNPTCAKGICVFIWIFATVVTFSVLIMAINYAHCCLAKILALMVCEYFFPLVIITFFTTRIMCALSKPSLMHQSRERRMRAVQLLITVLIIFMICFTPFHVRQVAISINPDMPESISLVTYHVTVTLSSLNSCMDPIVYCFVTNNFQSTMRSIFRKAELEQTSMDIISMNKNSKGSGTNAIIAFSNTIGSPLSLPSPSSTPI; this is translated from the coding sequence ATGCCGGCCACATCCACCCAAGTGCTGGGCCTCAGCCTTGTCAACTCCACCAGCACGCCCAACATCTCAGATGAGAAGAGCTTGTTCTATAAGTTTGTCCGCCTGGATTACGAACTATACGAAGACTTTTACGGCTTATGGATCTCTTTGATGGTCATCAATTCCATCATTTTCCTGGTGGGCGTGGTGCTCAACAGCTTGGCGCTGTATGTGTTCTGCTTCCGCACCAAGACAAAAACCACCTCTGTCATCTACACCATCAACCTGATTGTGACTGACCTACTGGTGGGCTTCTCCTTGCCTGTCCGGATCATCATGCACTACAGTGCAAGGGACTGCTTGAAATGCTCTTTTGTTCACATATTCGGCTACTTCGTCAACATGTACTGCAGCATTCTCTTCCTGACGTGCATCTGTGTTGACCGGTACCTGGCCATCGTGCAGGTGGAAGCGTCTCGGAAGTGGAGAAATCCCACCTGTGCCAAGGGGATCTGTGTCTTCATCTGGATCTTTGCCACGGTGGTGACATTCTCCGTCTTGATCATGGCAATAAATTATGCCCACTGCTGCCTTGCCAAAATCTTGGCCTTGATGGTCTGTGAGTACTTCTTCCCGCTTGTCATCATCACCTTCTTCACCACTAGGATCATGTGTGCGCTGTCTAAACCCAGCCTCATGCACCAGAGCCGGGAGAGACGGATGAGGGCTGTACAGCTCCTTATCACCGTCCTCATCATCTTCATGATCTGCTTCACTCCTTTCCATGTGCGCCAAGTGGCTATTTCCATCAACCCAGACATGCCCGAGAGCATCAGCCTGGTAACTTACCACGTGACGGTGACACTGAGTAGCCTCAACAGCTGCATGGACCCAATCGTCTACTGTTTTGTCACCAACAACTTCCAGTCGACCATGAGAAGCATCTTCAGGAAGGCCGAGCTGGAGCAAACCAGCATGGACATCATCAGTATGAACAAGAATTCCAAGGGCTCGGGCACAAATGCAATCATCGCCTTCTCAAACACGATCGGGAGCCCTCTGAGCTTGCCTTCCCCAAGCAGCACACCTATCTAA